DNA from Bos indicus isolate NIAB-ARS_2022 breed Sahiwal x Tharparkar chromosome 15, NIAB-ARS_B.indTharparkar_mat_pri_1.0, whole genome shotgun sequence:
atatatatgacatttataattttttaagaaaaacccaAATATATTAAATGCATTGCTTGAAATAACACCAAAATGCAAAGTCATCTACTAATAGCAACTACTATAGAGTACACTGATGAAAGTGTTTCAACACTGAGCAGGCAATTTTGGTATTGCACAATTGAATTTTGAGTTGAATATGAAAAGTACATTCGGAGGAATGAAAGATTAACACATAGAGCAGGCTGCTTTATATACTGACCATCATAAAACTGGAAGAACGATTACACATTTCTAAAATTGCTCACCCAAAATGTTCAGAACTCAGAATTTTTTATACTTTAGAAAGGCCCTGTAACATTTGGGGCATTATCCTGTATTCTAACACAGTTATATTACTGAAGTGAAATGTGTTAATATTCACACAATTGAAACAAATAATGTCCATAAGTATATTCACAACAGTTCATGTTAGCTTTGTTGTTTGCTTCTAATGCATTTGGGTATCAgacttatgaaaattttaaatatatatatatatatgtatttttccagatgtttttaaatatatgaattgtGAAGTGTTGTGGatctacaaaaaaaagaaaaggaaaacaaattttagaaatCTCTTTCAAAGAAGCAATTAAAAAGCCATTGTTATTGGTAAGAACTGGTGAAGGAATGTTTGGATGGTTAGCTTAGGGTGTGGTGTGGGCTGTCTGCTCTGCCACAGGACGGTTTCAGAGTGATAGTCTCTGCTGTAGTGTGatgctctttaaagaaaaatatttttctttcttgtttcataGTTCTTCATTTCCACCAGCCTTTCATAGCTGCTATACAAGCCCTCTTTCCTCTCTAGGCAGAATAATGTCTGgactcaaaaatataaatattgaaaaacattGGTTGGCATTTTATGTCATTCCCTGGAGTCCTCAAAGGGTACTGTGTAACCTCATCTAGAACATGCCCAGTTCTGTGACAGTTTTTCTGCCTCACCTCATTCCTACAATTCTTACCTAAACTCACAAAATTCTCTTACTTAAGTCcccttccttaatttttttttttttttattctgggcTTACTAATAGGCTGCCTGACTAATAAAAATCTCTTCCATTATTAATCCTTTTTTTCTATGATGAGGTATAGATATTTTATGTCTATACCTTGGGACTATTGAACTTTTACATAATAGTTATATTCTATCCCATTGAAGGGTTTATAACCAAAGAGACATTTGGCAGCAACATGAAGATGCAACATTGAAATCTGAAATACTGAATTGTGGTATGATGAAATATAAAGGTTTCCCACAAAATGCCCAAGGCCAAAACAGCTTCTTTGCTGTGATGCTGGTCTTGGAGtctaaaaaaacaaatgttatttcCATTTGCACTACTTTCTGCATGTTCATACATTGATTTTTCTCCATGTAAAATACTGGCTTCAGGCATACACGTTTGTGTGACATTTAAGTGATTCCAGTGagatatcaaaaaaaaatctgaatattctGTATAAAAAGGAAATCATACAGATAATATTCACTATAAACAATACGTGGATATCATTGCTTATGGTTAGAGAAAAGCGGGTTGGGGTTTGGGCAAAGCAGAGTTACAGGCTTGTTAGTGCTTGAGCTGAACAGAAAGCTGAGGCAAACATACCAGAATTTGGGAGTGGGGTTCCCTGtctggttttccaggcaagaataccagagtgggttgctatttccttctccagtggaccacgggttgtcagaactcttcactgggacctgtccatcttggatggctCTGCGCAGCCTGGCTCataacttcattgagttatgcaagccccatCACCAGGACaatgctgtgatccatgaagttacaatactttggctgcctgatgcgaagaactgactcattgaaaaagaccctgattatgggGGGaaatgaaggtaaaaggagaaggggatggcagagggtgagatgattagataacattactgaatcaatggacatgaatttgagcaaactctgagagatagggGACTTcagaggagccaggcatgctgcagtccatggagtcacaaagagtcagacacaacttagagattaaacaacaacaactccctGTCTACTAGAAATAGGAAGCTGGCTTAGAGGGAGGAGATAAGTGGCTTAGATCAGAGTGTCCGTTTGGTCCATTGAGCTTACACATGAATTTCTGAGTGGAATTAAGATTTCATAACCCTTTGTGTGAAACAAAAGTTAGGAGAATTCTCTCAATATCCTGTCAACTCTAtattgaggttcagttcagttcagtcacacagtcgtgtccgactctttgcaaccccatgaactgcagcatgccaggcctccctgtccaacaccaactcccagagttgactcagattcatgtccatcaggtcggtgatgccatccagccatctcatcctctgtcgtccccttttcctcctgtcttcattccctcccagcatcagagtcttttccaatgagtcaactcttcgcatgaggtggccaaagtattggagtttcagcttcagcatcattccttccaaagaacacccaggactgatctcctttacaatggactggttggatcttcttgcagtccaagggactcttaagagtcttctccaacaccacagttcaaaagcaccaattcttcggcgctcagcttttttcacagtccaactctcacatccatacatgactactggaaaaccatagccctgactagacggacctttgttggcaaagtaatgtctctgcttttgaatatgctatctaggttggtcataactttccttccaaggagtaagcgtcttttaatttcatggctgcagtcaccatctgcagtgattttggagccccccaaaataaagtctgacactgtttccactgtttccccatctatttcccatgaagtgatgggaccagatgccatgatcttagttttctgaatgttgagctttaagccaactttttcactctcctctttcattttcatcaagaggctctttagttcttcttacctctctgccataagggtggtgcaatctgtatatctgaggttattgatatttcttctggcaatcttgattccagcttgtgcttcttccagcccagagtttctcatgatgtactctgcatagaagttaactaagcagggtgacaatatacagcctagacgtactcctttactttttcacaaaataaatattgttaataGAGGTAACCCACATGTGTCATATTAAAAACTATCAGAACCACTGTGTACTTCTATGGTAATAAGTACACAAAAAGGTCAAGGAGCCTAACAGTTAGGGAGAAAATTAACAACTCAAGAAACCAAAGTGAATAGAGAGAAGTTTCAGTCCTGAGGTACAGTAGATACTGAAGAGGGGCATAGAATCAGAATCAGAACTATATTAAACTGTCAAGGCAGTGGGAAAATAATAAAACGCAATGTGTGATTTTATAAATTGCACTCATTGGAGTTGTAACAAATCAGAACTTGGAAAGTTTCATTTTTGTTAAGGAGGAAaaagattaaagggaaaaaacaaaaagacaaattcaGGGCATGTATCCAGAAGGAGGCAGTGGTCTCTGGAAGTGATTTAGGAAATGAAGCCAGTGTACAATAATTACCTAGTTAATTACAAATTTCTATGTGTGAACCTTTGCATACACATGTAACTCTTCTGTTTACCAGCTCAACCAAAAATCTTCAATTACCACTGGGAAATTTGACCACAGAAACAAATGGTTTTGTtcagtgaatgaaaaataaaattattgtcatttattttggTCCTTAGAATTATCATTTTTAAGCAGATAATTAAATTGTTTgactgaatggatgaagatgacttcactctgtgtgtATTTAGTCTTTCTGTGCTTTTAATATGCACAAAAGTCCACATAGTGGTTTTAAATGTTTgaaggctgtgctgtgctgtgcttagtcactcagtcatgtctgactctttgccaccccatggactctagcccgccaggctcctctgtccgtggggattctccaggaaagaatactggagtgggttgccatgccctcctccaagggatctttctaacccagggatcaaacctaggtctcccacactgcaggcagattctttcccaactgagctaccagggaagccccaaatgtttGAGGGACTAATACACAATTAATTTGGTTTTgaatattgtttatttgtttgaacTCTTTGATAAATTTAGGGGATTCTCATCTTTCTACTCCTATAATTTTACTGAAATTGTGTTAGTAACTACAGTGCCTGAGGATGACATGGATATAAATCCCTCTCCTACTTAAATATACTTTATGTACTGACAATTTCTCCCCTTCAGTCCCATGATCCTCTAAGACCCCTCACATTACGGCTCCATGAACCTTTAGTTTGAAGTAGCTGGAGCATAGCCTGGCGGATCGTCCTGGTCTTCAAGCTGTAAATGATAGGGTTCACTACAGGTGGTAAGAGCAAATACACATTGGCCAAAATACTACAGATCACCCTCGGAGTAGAGCTAAGGAGGCGATGTGTAAAGGACAGGCTGATCATTGGCACATAGAAAATAGTGACAGCACAGATGTGACACACACAAGTGTTGAGagctttttttttgcttcttgggGGCCACGATGCTCAGGACAGCACGGATTATCAGGACATAGGAGACAAGAATGAACATTAAGTCAGTACCAGTCATGTAGAGCTGAAGAAACAAGCCCAAAAAGCTGTTGATCCAGGGGTTGGAATATGTATCTCTGATTATATCTGGGTGGTAACAAAATGGATGGGAAAGCTCCTTTCTTTCCTGGAAAGATACAGTCTTCAAGGCTAGAAGCATGGGAAAGATGAAAATTAGTTGTCGTACGCAAATGAATAGTCCGATCACCATGATCATCATGTCTTTGAGGACAGTGGCATATTTCAGTGGGTTACAGATAGCCATGAAGCGGTCAAAAGCCATAATTGCCAGCACTGAGGACTCCAGGAAGGAGAAAGCATGtacaaagaacatttgaatgagGCAAGCTTTAAAGCTGATTTCCCGGGCATGAAACCAGAGAACCCCAAGCACAGTGGGGAGGGTCGTGATGGTCAGACACAAATCAGCAGCTGACAGCATAGAGAGGAAATAGTACATGGGCTTGTGGAGATGCTGCTTAACAAAGATGACAAACAGAATCATAGTATTTCCCAAGAGAGCAATGATGTAGAGACAGCAGACAGGGATGGAGATCCAGACATGAGCGAGTTCCAGCCCAGGGAATGCAGTGAGGAGGAAGGTTGAAGGGGAGGATGTGGTGTTATTGAAAATCATCATGGTGGGTTGAGGACATGCCCTGAAAAAAGAGATAACAATAATAGTATTTGTCATATCGGTCCTTTTTCAAGCACTAACTCTTCTATAAACTCTTCCCAAATTACACATGTCTCTGTATTCAAAACCTCCAATTTAATCATGATACCTATCACATAATTCTCCAGtatcttaaatttttcttatcaGACTTggccctgtttttctttctctaccatCTCCCAATTAAAACCATCAGTCTCTCTAGGTTCATCCCACCCTATTGCCCAGACCAGCCCTGACTTGAAGTAGGAAATACTTATAGACatgtcacacacatgcacacacaccaacAAAACAGCAACTGTGATTACAACTGTTGGGTCTTAGTATTAAATCTCCaagctgggacttctctggtggtccagctggTAAGACTATGAGCTTCTGCTGCAGGAAcaatgggttccattcctggttggggagctaagatcccacatgctgtgtggtgcacTCAAGAAAAAAAGTCTCCAAGCTATATGAGTTGTTATAGAAGTAATGGAGAAGTGCTTAAGGGCACTTCTTAAGGGCACCTGTGAAAGCATACTTCATAATGTTCTTGCTGGAAGATGGGCTAGGATTTTATATCCAGAAATACCCTTGTACCTGAGTTATTAGCCATTCTCTCCTAGTGGACTCTATTAGAAATGTCCTTTAGGTATCAgagcttctttatttcttttcctttaatggAGTAGCTTCCTTAATTCCTCTCTCCTCTACTCCACATCATCTTGTGCTctaattctgtttctctgaatcCTGTTCCTGGTCTACTGAAAAAGCAAGACGTTGtatcccttttctccaaacttaCACTTTAGCACTTCTTTCTACTCCTTCCCATAGGTCTCTACCATGTAACTTGTAACCAACTCACTGTGAGTAGATTTCCCTAAAGAATCCtgtgaaaaatttcaaatcatATTCTAGAATACATGATTTGAAGCATCCTAATCtaaggattggagaaggcaatggcacaccactccagtactcttgcctggaaaatcccatggacagaggagcctggaaggcttcagtccatggggtcgctgagggttggacacgactgagcgacttcactttcacttttcactttcatgcattggagaaggaaatggcaacccactccagtgttcttgcctggagaatcccagggacggcggagcctggtgggctgctgcctagggggtcgcacagagttggacatgactgaagcgacttagcagcagcagcagcagcaatctaggGATAGTGGGTAAGGCTAgacaaaatatttgtataaaaaaaTGTGAGAAGCCCTcagcaaaatgaaatgaatgactgTAAAAAGCATTAATGGAATGGAAGTAGGGACTAAGAGcttaaagagagacagagacagacaggatGAGGTGCTATCATAAACTGGAATATCAGGTAGTTCGCTGAGTGAGAAAGCCCATAGAATAATagctgcaaacacacacacacacacacagatgatgTCATAAGGGAGGCAAAATCTGTAACTGATATTTAAGACAAGCATTGCTATTCTATTTAGGACTCTTTCAATAAGCTCTAATGTCAttgctcattttaattttttacttgggACATTtagttatcaagaaaaaaaaaggaatgatatacctAGCCTAACCATTGTGTAGATACAGCCAATCATAATATTCTTACTCTTATTTTTCACTAGTCTAGGCTTTCTGCCCCAGTGACAGAATAGATTAAAGGAATTTGTGAGTAGCAGATCCTTCCAGTTGTTTTATAAAGATAAATGAGGGATTGCTGGTTATTTTCTTCCCATCCTTCAATCTACTCTAGATGGTTACAGATAAAATTACTTGTtacaccaaaggaaaaaaaaaacattaattgcTTTTTCTGCTATAATATTTAGTATTGTTATATTATAGTTGATTGagaataaaacacaaagaatCAGGAAGACTAGTGACAACTTCTTTTCAATTTGATAAGCAAAGATATTAAAAGTGAATTCCTTTTCTGTGATAACCATCCTGGAATCTCCCTGCAATAAAGTGGCTTAATCTACTGACTGTCTTTCAACAGTGTTTTACATATGCTTTTTATTACATTAGTATTCTATTGGTTGAccacatttctttcttcctctaaaATTCTGGCTCTTTGGACATAAAACATATGTgttcatctttatattttctccagAGACAAAGCATGGTGATAAAACTTCAGATAAACTAGTTTTCATTAGGTGTATTAACaggtatatagatagataatagagACATAGATAaagactgctaagtcacttcagtcgtgtgcgactctgtgcgaccccatagatagcagcccaccaggctcccccgtccttgggattctccaggcaagaacactggagtgggttgccatttccttctccaatgcatgaaagtgaaaagtgaaagtgaagttgctcagtcgtgtccgaccctcagcgaccccatggactgcagccttgcaggctcctccatccatgggattttccaggcaagagtactggagtggggtcccattgccttctccagataaagACTagattagagaaatacaaattgagACTGGAAGTTTTGAGGGCAAATTGTTTCCATAGATATGGGGAGCATAAGGAGAGTAATTAATCCTCTTATTGATTGGGAGAAGAAGGAGGGTAagttaagagaaaaggaaaagaattaaagTCTCTTATATGTGTCACCATTTGTTAGCcaatttatatgtaattttatataataccaggaaaaattgatacaaatgtttattcttctattttagagaaaggaaatgaaactgaCAAGGTAAAATTGTACATACACATTCAAAATTCAAAGCCAAATTTACTAACTGAAAAATCcattaaactattttttattaaacCATAGACCATGTGAGAAATCAGGCTTATGAGAGAAGTTAAACAGTTGAACACTGTGATATTCTTccttgaaaatgaaagaacagTTTCTATTATATACTAGTATGTGACTTAGAGGAAGTATAGAGATGAGAAATAAGTAAAACACAGAACAATGTCCTTATGgcttatttaaagaatatttgtgGAGTCAATCAGTATAAAAATATGCATGGATGTCCACATATATTTGTATTGTGTATACCTCCATGTGCTGGTGGATGTAGAGAGGAGTTTTAGAATGGGAATGTCATCAAAATATGACCAAAAATCAGACATCAATTATCttcttttatttgaaatgtaTCTCATAAAGGACAAAAAGATAATAT
Protein-coding regions in this window:
- the LOC109569494 gene encoding LOW QUALITY PROTEIN: olfactory receptor 51T1 (The sequence of the model RefSeq protein was modified relative to this genomic sequence to represent the inferred CDS: deleted 1 base in 1 codon), whose product is MMIFNNTTSSPSTFLLTAFPGLELAHVWISIPVCCLYIIALLGNTMILFVIFVKQHLHKPMYYFLSMLSAADLCLTITTLPTVLGVLWFHAREISFKACLIQMFFVHAFSFLESSVLAIMAFDRFMAICNPLKYATVLKDMMIMVIGLFICVRQLIFIFPMLLALKTVSFQERKELSHPFCYHPDIIRDTYSNPWINSFLGLFLQLYMTGTDLMFILVSYVLIIRAVLSIVAPKKQKKALNTCVCHICAVTIFYVPMISLSFTHRLLSSTPRVICSILANVYLLLPPVVNPIIYSLKTRTIRQAMLQLLQTKGSWSRNVRGLRGSWD